The Candidatus Minimicrobia sp. QA0096 DNA segment ATTTCCTTTCTACTCGCGCCATTACTCGCGTAAAAATCGCCGTCAAAATTAAGTACATCGCCGCAGCGGCAAATAGCGATTGAAAAGCCGTCGCCGTCTGAAAACGAATATTGTCCGCGCCCCGCATAATATCATTCAGGCCAATCCAACCAACAACCGAAGTTTCCTTTAATAGCGCGATAAATTCACTAATCAACGCTGGCAATGAATTTCTCATTGCTTGCGGCAAAATAACCAGCCGCATTGCCTGCCAATTGCTCAAACCCAAAGACCTAGCCGCTTCCATTTGCCCCTTGTCGATACTCTGAATTCCGCCACGAATAATCTCGGCGATATATGCACCGCTATTTATCCCGAACGCCACCGCCGCCACAAAAATCTTCGGCATAAATTGGTACGACCCAAAAACGACGTAATACATAATCAATAACTGAACCAAAAGTGGCGTGCCGCGAATAATATCTACATAAATTTTTCCCAAACTAGCTAGCGGATTAAAGTTCGCGAGTCTACTCGTTTTCATCCTGCCAAATGGTCGTAAATTAGACGTACGCATCAGGGCAACAAGCACACCAATTGCCGACCCTAAAATAAGCGACAACACAGTCAAAACCAGTGTCACCTCTAATCCATGCCATAAAAATAGCCATCGACCGCCGCCAAAAATCACTTCCCAAAAATTCACGATTTAGCCTCCTCGCCAAAATATTTGCGGATTAATTTTTCATAACGGCCATCTTTTTTCATCTTGGCAATTTCTTTATTAACCTTTTCTAAGAGGTCTTTATTATCTTTTTTAATAGCAATCGCATAACTTTCATCGCTGAGCGCGCCCGGTAAGATTTCTAAGTCAGAAAATCCAGCCGAATACTGCTTTGCGGGAGCGTCGTCCAGAATGACCGCTTCAATTTTTCCCGAACTTAATTCCTGCAAAACACTCGGCGCGGTTTGAAACTGCGTGACTGATGCGCCGGTAATCTTAGACGCCAAAGTATCGCCAGTCGTACCCAGCTGCACGCCAATTTTTCGCCCTGGCAATTGATATTTATTGCGAATCGGACTGCCCTTTTTAACAATTATTCTCTGCGACGCCGAATAATACGGATCTGAAAACAACGCATTTTTTTCTCGCTCAGGCGTCACTGTCATTCCAGCCGCCACCATATCAATTTGACCACTATCCAACGCTGGCAATAACCCGTCAAACGACATATCTTCGACCTTCAAGTCCTTACCCAAGCTTTTAGCAATTTCCCTTGCCAGATCAACGTCAAAGCCAACCACTTGATTGTTATCAATATATTCAAACGGCTTAAACCCAGCATTTGTGCCCATCACCAGAACATCAGTTTTTGAGCCAATTACGCCATCTCGATGTAAAATATCACCCAACATCAAACAAATCATCCCCGCAAATAAAACCAGCCCAATCCACCAACTAATTCCGAATATGCGCGTCTTATTCTTGCTCATGCTTTTATTATACCCCTTCATCCTCAAAAAACGTAAGTGATATAATAGAATGGTGAGAAAAATTAAATTTACCAAACGTTTCTGGATTAAATCAATATCAATCATTTTGCTTTTTTTGGCGGCATTTTGCTTAATTGCAGCCCACTATAAATATATAGTCTTTAAAGATTCACAAATCGACGAGATAATTTTTTATTTCGTCAACGGATTAGCTGGTGGCAAATCTGACAATTTATGGTCGGCCGTCCTGCAAAATCTTCCGCTGGTTTTCCTATTATTCGGCACTTTATTAATCCCAATGTTCGACAAATCGATCTCTTTCATCAATCGTATAATCGCCTTTTGCTTGAAAAAAATCAAATCATCACGAAAGCTCACCTTGCCGTTTTTGAGATTACGAAATCAGGCAATTTACTCACTAAGTATGTTTTTAATTGCGATCATCCTTCTAATTCAAAGTTTCGGCATCCCTAACTATATTTACGCCCTGACCCAATCGACCAAATTATACGAAGAAAATTACGTCAATCCAAAAACCGCCAAATTGACTTTCCCAGAGAAAAAGCGCAACTTAATATACATCTATTTAGAATCAATGGAAAACACTTTAGCATCAAAGGCTAATGGCGGCAGTTCCGAAACCTCCGTTATTCCAGAGCTGGAAGAATTGGCGTTAAAAAATACCTCATTCTCAAACAAAGCATCTGGTGTTGGCGGCGCTTTGCCTGCAACAAACACTGGCTGGACTGTGGCAGGAATGGCTGCGCAATCCGCTGGTGTCCCGCTGAAAGAAAACTTGGTTGGTGGACGCGACCATAACGCCCTGGGCGAGTTTAAAAAATTCTTGCCAGGCGCTTATAGTCTTGGTGAGATTTTAGAAAAACAAGGCTATAATCAAACATTTATTATGGGCTCTGAAGCAAGTTTTGGCGGACGCGATAAATTATTAACTCAGCATGGCAATTTCAATATCGAAGATTACAATTACGCCAAAAAACACGGAAAAATATCCGAAGATTACAAAGTCTGGTGGGGTTATGAAGATAAAAAATTATTCCAATTTGCCCGCGAAGAAGCCTCGCGCTTGGCGGCGTCAGACAAGCCATTTAACTTGCAATTATTGACTGCCGACACGCATTTTACCGACGGATATTTGGATGAAACCTGCGCTAAAACCTTCAGCAATCAATACGATAATGTCCACGCTTGTTCTTCAAAACAGGTCGCCGCATTCGTCAATTGGATTAAATCTCAGCCATTTTATGAAAACACCACGATTATTATTTCTGGAGACCATTTAGGAATGCAAACTTCATACTACGACGAGAAAATTGGCGGAACTAATTATCAGCGAACCATTTACAACACGTTTATAAATCCAGCCATTTCGACTAGCCATTCAAAGAATCGTCAATTCACGACATTCGATATGTATCCGTCAACTTTGGCGGCGCTGGGAGTTAAAATTGATGGCGACCGATTAGGTCTGGGCACAAACTTATTTTCTGGAAAGAAAACCTTGGTCGAACAATACGGCGGAATTGAAAACTTAAATTCAGAACTTTCCAAACGTTCCGCTTATTACGAAAATAAGATTTTCACCAAATCTGGCAATTAGCCATTGTAGCCATTTGGATTATTGCTCTGCCAATTCCAAGCGTCGCGGCAAGCATCTTCAATTGTCAATTCCGCTCGCCAACCTAATTCTCTCTCCGCCAAGCCTGGGTCTGCATAGCACGTCGCAATGTCACCTGCTCGACGTGGCGTAACTTGATACGGAACATCATGACCAGACGCCTTCTCAAATGCCTTCACTAATTCCAAAACCGAAGTACCACGACCAGTGCCGATATTATAGACTTTATATTCGTTCGGTCGACCTAAATTCTCCAAAGCCGCCACGTGAGCCTTCGCCAAATCAACCACGTGAATATAATCACGCACGCCAGTTCCATCTGGGGTGTCATAATCGTCACCAAAAACGCTCAAATACTCTCGCTTACCAACAGCAACTTGCGACACAAACGGCAGGAGATTGTTCGGGATTCCTGAGGGATTTTCCCCGATGCGACCGCTCGGATGCGCGCCAACTGGATTAAAATAGCGGAGAGATGTAAATTGCCAATTTTGATTTGTCGCAGAAATATCGCGGAGCATTTGCTCAATCATCAACTTTGTTTGGCCATATGGATTTGTGGCAGACAACGGCATATCTTCGGTAACTGGTAATTTAGCAGGATCGCCATAAACTGTTGCCGAACTAGAAAACACCAATTTCTTCACGTCAAATTCTTGCATCACATCAAGCAAAACCAACGTGCTTTCAAGGTTATTTTTATAGTAAAGAAGCGCCTTTTCAACCGACTCGCCAACCGCCTTCAACCCAGCAAAATGAATTACAGCATCAATTTTCTCAGATTTAAACAATTCTGATAGTCGCTGATGATCACACAAATCGAATTCGTGAAACGGTATTGATTGACCAGTGATTTCTTCAACTCGCCTCAGACTCTCGACGGATGAATTTGATAAGTTATCAACCACCACTACGTTATGATTTGATGAAAATAGTTCGATGATTGTGTGACTGCCGATATATCCAGCGCCACCAGTGACAAGAATATTCATACATTTAGTGTATCACAAAATGACTATTTATTTTATTAGCACTCTTGCACTGAGAGTGCTAATTTGTTATGATAGCTACATCAAATTTCACCATTCTGTCTTTTACTGGGGCGCAACAAACTAGGACTAAAAACCAAAAGGAGGATTTTATGCCACCAAACATGAATCAAGAAGAAACAACTAAACCACTCGAAAAGTTCGGTACAGATATAACAGCGTTGGCGCGCGAAGGTAAACTCGATCCAGTGATTGGTCGAGATGAAGAAATTCGACGCACTATGCAGATTCTAAGTCGCCGCACTAAAAACAATCCCGTCCTCATCGGTGAGCCAGGAGTTGGCAAAACCGCAATTGTTGAGGCGTTGGCGCAACGAATTGTCAAAGGCAACGTTCCCGCTTCACTGAAGGATAAACGACTAATTTCCCTAGAAATTTCCAGTCTTCTGGCGGGCGCTAGTTTCCGCGGACAATTTGAGGATCGACTGAAGGCTGTTCTAAAAGAAGTAGAAGAAGCGGCTGGTGAGATTATTCTTTTTGTCGATGAGATTCACACCATGGTTGGTGCTGGAAAAAGCGAAGGCAGTATGGACGCGGGCAATATGTTAAAGCCAGCGCTGGCTCGCGGAAAATTGCACATGATTGGCGCGACGACACTCGCTGAATATCGTCAGTATGTCGAAAAAGATGCCGCCTTAGAACGAAGATTCCAGCCAGTTTACGTTGGCGAACCAAGCTTTGACGACACTGTCGCCATTTTGCGCGGATTGAAGGAAAAATACGAAATTCATCACGGAGTAAAAATTGCTGATGACGCAATCGTGGCAGCCGCCAGATTATCCACCAGATATTTACCCGACCGATTCTTGCCAGACAAAGCAGTCGACTTGCTTGACGAAGCGACCAGCTCACTCAAAATGCAGTTAGAAAGCGTGCCAATTGCGCTGGATCGATTGAATAATAGACGCTTGCAATTGGAAATCGAGGAAGCGGCGTTGAAAAAGGACAAATCCGACCACGCCAATATTCGCAAAGATGAAATCAAGGAGCAAATTGCCGAGATTCGCGCAAAAGCCGAAGTGATTGATAAAAAATGGCAACACGAAAAAGACATTTTGCAAACCGTCAACACGACTACCGAAAAAATGGACAATCTGCGCTCACAATTGGAAATCGCTGAACGCGACGCAGACCTCGCCACCGCTAGCCGCATTAAATATGGCGATTTACCGGAGCTGGAGAAAAAATTAGCAAGCGCCCGCGAGGAGCTAGCGGCAATTCCAACCCACGACAGATTACTCCGCGAAGAAGTTACGCCTGATGATATCGCTGGCGTGGTAGCGCGCTGGACCGGAATTCCAGTGGAGCGATTGATGGAAAGCGAATCCAGCAAATTGACCAAATTGGAAGAATCGATCAGCCGCCAAGTCATCGGACAAGATCGCGCCGTAGCAGCTGTAGCAAGCGCCATTCGTAGGTCACGCGCTGGACTCGGC contains these protein-coding regions:
- a CDS encoding amino acid ABC transporter permease, which gives rise to MNFWEVIFGGGRWLFLWHGLEVTLVLTVLSLILGSAIGVLVALMRTSNLRPFGRMKTSRLANFNPLASLGKIYVDIIRGTPLLVQLLIMYYVVFGSYQFMPKIFVAAVAFGINSGAYIAEIIRGGIQSIDKGQMEAARSLGLSNWQAMRLVILPQAMRNSLPALISEFIALLKETSVVGWIGLNDIMRGADNIRFQTATAFQSLFAAAAMYLILTAIFTRVMARVERKLKHDDDQR
- a CDS encoding basic amino acid ABC transporter substrate-binding protein — protein: MSKNKTRIFGISWWIGLVLFAGMICLMLGDILHRDGVIGSKTDVLVMGTNAGFKPFEYIDNNQVVGFDVDLAREIAKSLGKDLKVEDMSFDGLLPALDSGQIDMVAAGMTVTPEREKNALFSDPYYSASQRIIVKKGSPIRNKYQLPGRKIGVQLGTTGDTLASKITGASVTQFQTAPSVLQELSSGKIEAVILDDAPAKQYSAGFSDLEILPGALSDESYAIAIKKDNKDLLEKVNKEIAKMKKDGRYEKLIRKYFGEEAKS
- a CDS encoding LTA synthase family protein, which codes for MKKIKSSRKLTLPFLRLRNQAIYSLSMFLIAIILLIQSFGIPNYIYALTQSTKLYEENYVNPKTAKLTFPEKKRNLIYIYLESMENTLASKANGGSSETSVIPELEELALKNTSFSNKASGVGGALPATNTGWTVAGMAAQSAGVPLKENLVGGRDHNALGEFKKFLPGAYSLGEILEKQGYNQTFIMGSEASFGGRDKLLTQHGNFNIEDYNYAKKHGKISEDYKVWWGYEDKKLFQFAREEASRLAASDKPFNLQLLTADTHFTDGYLDETCAKTFSNQYDNVHACSSKQVAAFVNWIKSQPFYENTTIIISGDHLGMQTSYYDEKIGGTNYQRTIYNTFINPAISTSHSKNRQFTTFDMYPSTLAALGVKIDGDRLGLGTNLFSGKKTLVEQYGGIENLNSELSKRSAYYENKIFTKSGN
- the galE gene encoding UDP-glucose 4-epimerase GalE, with protein sequence MNILVTGGAGYIGSHTIIELFSSNHNVVVVDNLSNSSVESLRRVEEITGQSIPFHEFDLCDHQRLSELFKSEKIDAVIHFAGLKAVGESVEKALLYYKNNLESTLVLLDVMQEFDVKKLVFSSSATVYGDPAKLPVTEDMPLSATNPYGQTKLMIEQMLRDISATNQNWQFTSLRYFNPVGAHPSGRIGENPSGIPNNLLPFVSQVAVGKREYLSVFGDDYDTPDGTGVRDYIHVVDLAKAHVAALENLGRPNEYKVYNIGTGRGTSVLELVKAFEKASGHDVPYQVTPRRAGDIATCYADPGLAERELGWRAELTIEDACRDAWNWQSNNPNGYNG
- a CDS encoding ATP-dependent Clp protease ATP-binding subunit; the encoded protein is MPPNMNQEETTKPLEKFGTDITALAREGKLDPVIGRDEEIRRTMQILSRRTKNNPVLIGEPGVGKTAIVEALAQRIVKGNVPASLKDKRLISLEISSLLAGASFRGQFEDRLKAVLKEVEEAAGEIILFVDEIHTMVGAGKSEGSMDAGNMLKPALARGKLHMIGATTLAEYRQYVEKDAALERRFQPVYVGEPSFDDTVAILRGLKEKYEIHHGVKIADDAIVAAARLSTRYLPDRFLPDKAVDLLDEATSSLKMQLESVPIALDRLNNRRLQLEIEEAALKKDKSDHANIRKDEIKEQIAEIRAKAEVIDKKWQHEKDILQTVNTTTEKMDNLRSQLEIAERDADLATASRIKYGDLPELEKKLASAREELAAIPTHDRLLREEVTPDDIAGVVARWTGIPVERLMESESSKLTKLEESISRQVIGQDRAVAAVASAIRRSRAGLGDINRPIGSFLFLGPTGVGKTEVARSLCRELFDDEHAMIRIDMSEYMERHAVARLIGSPPGYVGYDQGGQLTEAVRRRPYSVVLFDEIEKAHPDVFNVLLQVLDDGRLTDGQGRTIDFSNTIIIMTSNVGSQMIMDYTGDDISSLDNQILETLRGHFRPEFLNRIDDIVIFDRIHPESMRAIVDVQLEKVVRQVKDSRDITLNFDNSVRDMLARDGYDPSFGARPLKRLIQKRVLDPLALELIDGRIHDGDTVKVAAVDDRIAFTNIV